The Proteus terrae subsp. cibarius genome contains the following window.
TACATTTTGTTCTTTACTACTCATGAACATCTCCGCGTAGTTTTGGTATTCATCTTCATATTTAGTTTATTATGGGGATCAATAAACGGGTTTCAAGGAATTGGCGTAAAACGAGGGTAAAAAAATGCCAGATAATACCGTAACGGAAGAAAAACACTTTAAATGCATTGGCATTGTTGGTCATCCACGCCACCCTGAAGCAATTTCAACTCATGAAATGCTCTATCATTGGCTATTGGCTCAAGGCTATGACGTTATTATTGATACACAAGTTGCTCAAGAACTAAAACTAGAAAATGCACAAACAGGTGATTTAACACAAGTTGGCAAAGTTGCCGATCTTGTCATTGTTGTTGGTGGTGATGGTAATATGCTTGGCGCTGCACGCGTTTTATCTCGTTATAATATCAAAGTAATTGGTGTTAACCGGGGGAATTTAGGTTTTCTTACAGATCTTGATCCTGATAATGCCTTACAGCAATTAACCAATGTATTGGCAGGACACTATCGTGAAGAAAAACGGTTCTTACTTGAAGCTCGAGTCTGTGCTGAAGGTCAAAGAACACGTATTGGTACCGCAATCAATGAAGTCGTGCTTCATCCCGGTAAAGTCGCTCATATGATTGAGTTTGAAGTTTACATTGATGATCGCTTTGCTTTCTCTCAACGTTCTGATGGCTTAATTATCGCAACACCAACGGGATCAACCGCCTATTCACTATCTGCAGGTGGTCCTATTTTAACGCCAAACCTTGATGCTATTGCGCTTGTGCCTATGTTTCCACATACATTATCAGCACGTCCTTTAGTTATCAGCAGTGATAGCCAAATTCGCTTAAAATTCTCACAAACAAATATCGATTATGAAGTCAGTTGCGATAGCCAATTAGTGTTACCGATTAAAGAAGGTGATGAAGTTATTATTAAGAGAAGTCGTCAAAAGCTCAATTTAGTTCACCCAACTGATTACAACTATTTTAATACACTCAGCTCAAAATTGGGTTGGTCGAAAAAAATGTTCTAATTTTTGTGCCTCTCTACTTTACTGTATAAAAAACCAGTTTATACTGTATGTAATTACAGATATGTTTTTATACACAGGAGAGGCACTATGCTGACTCAATTAACCATTAGTCATTTTGCCATAGTCCGTGAACTTGAAATCGATTTTTCTGGTGGCATGACCACCATTACAGGCGAAACTGGCGCAGGTAAGTCTATTGCAATTGATGCTCTAGGTTTATGCTTAGGTAACCGTGGTGATGCCAATATGGTGCGCCCAGGTGCAACTAGAGCCGATTTAT
Protein-coding sequences here:
- the nadK gene encoding NAD(+) kinase, whose protein sequence is MPDNTVTEEKHFKCIGIVGHPRHPEAISTHEMLYHWLLAQGYDVIIDTQVAQELKLENAQTGDLTQVGKVADLVIVVGGDGNMLGAARVLSRYNIKVIGVNRGNLGFLTDLDPDNALQQLTNVLAGHYREEKRFLLEARVCAEGQRTRIGTAINEVVLHPGKVAHMIEFEVYIDDRFAFSQRSDGLIIATPTGSTAYSLSAGGPILTPNLDAIALVPMFPHTLSARPLVISSDSQIRLKFSQTNIDYEVSCDSQLVLPIKEGDEVIIKRSRQKLNLVHPTDYNYFNTLSSKLGWSKKMF